A region from the Aegilops tauschii subsp. strangulata cultivar AL8/78 chromosome 5, Aet v6.0, whole genome shotgun sequence genome encodes:
- the LOC109778447 gene encoding E3 ubiquitin-protein ligase ATL6, which produces MGPARCASGRLWLLLLLALAVADFTAAQQNQNPPPPGGQYYTNFSPSMAIVIVVLIAAFFFLGFFSVYIRHCYGDSPYSATTLPLGAAAAARSRRQQRGLDPAVLEAFPTMAYADVKEHKAVKGALECAVCLSEFDDDETLRLLPKCSHVFHPDCIDTWLASHVTCPVCRANLVPDGDADAPAAGDQPAELSSVHPAPQPQELPASETEAAHAVVIDVEESEDERIIREETDELTRIGSLKRALRSKSSRGPARFPRSHSTGHSLAPRASAGTGAGAERFTLRLPESVLREVVAAGKLRRTKSLVAFTAGRQGSMRRALRLGGGGGDGSSRGGRSVRLGQSGRWPSFLSRTFSAAWGSRSTRRAESDGSSKGGKPAGAGGKSVECNDQACAAGQRV; this is translated from the coding sequence ATGGGGCCGGCACGCTGCGCCAGTGGCCGCCTctggctcctcctcctcctggcgctcGCCGTCGCAGACTTCACGGCGGCGCAGCAGAACCAGAACCCGCCCCCGCCGGGCGGGCAGTACTACACGAACTTCAGCCCGTCCATGGCCATCGTcatcgtcgtcctcatcgccgccttcttcttcctcggctTCTTCTCCGTCTACATCCGCCACTGCTACGGCGACAGCCCCTACTCGGCCACCACGCTCCCGCTCGgcgccgccgcggcggcgcggtcGCGGCGGCAGCAGCGTGGGCTCGACCCGGCCGTCCTCGAGGCCTTCCCCACCATGGCGTACGCCGACGTCAAGGAGCACAAGGCCGTCAAGGGCGCGCTCGAATGCGCCGTCTGCCTCAGCGAGTTCGACGACGACGAGACGCTCCGCCTCCTGCCCAAGTGCTCCCACGTCTTCCACCCGGACTGCATCGACACCTGGCTCGCCTCCCACGTCACCTGCCCGGTCTGCCGCGCCAACCTCGTCCCCGACGGCGACGCCGATGCCCCGGCCGCCGGCGATCAGCCGGCCGAGCTGTCGAGCGTCCATCCCGCCCCGCAGCCGCAGGAATTGCCGGCGTCTGAGACGGAGGCGGCGCACGCCGTCGTCATCGACGTGGAGGAGAGTGAGGACGAGAGGATCATACGGGAGGAGACCGACGAGCTGACGCGCATCGGCAGCCTGAAGCGCGCGCTGCGGTCCAAGTCCAGCCGCGGGCCCGCGCGCTTCCCGCGCTCGCACTCCACCGGCCACTCGCTCGCCCCGCGAGCCAGCGCTGGCACCGGCGCCGGCGCCGAGAGGTTCACGCTGCGGCTGCCGGAGAGCGTGCTCCGGGAGGTCGTCGCGGCGGGCAAGCTCCGGCGAACGAAGAGCCTCGTCGCGTTCACCGCCGGCCGCCAGGGCAGCATGCGCCGcgccctccggctgggcggcggcggcggcgacgggagcAGCCGCGGCGGGAGGAGCGTGCGGCTGGGCCAGTCCGGGCGGTGGCCATCGTTCCTGTCGCGGACCTTCTCGGCGGCGTGGGGGTCGAGGTCGACACGGAGGGCCGAGTCGGACGGGTCGAGCAAGGGCGGGAAgccggccggcgccggcggcAAGTCAGTGGAGTGCAACGACCAGGCGTGCGCGGCTGGGCAACGTGTTTAG